One window of Triticum dicoccoides isolate Atlit2015 ecotype Zavitan chromosome 5A, WEW_v2.0, whole genome shotgun sequence genomic DNA carries:
- the LOC119302083 gene encoding uncharacterized protein LOC119302083 isoform X2 produces the protein MERAWRSGALSETASCADTPRSGSGHSSCNLQHRHSQSMLRTREAAVDMSPRFSYCKPTINPDSKMLHRRHSLNLPEQSLPGRHSRKTTERTQKATSKSIADLAGEIAALEQEVIRKELHLLTLYRRAFDQHLPDSCSFLSEVDQEAIKSIDEGALRLRDIKQSAAFNLPTVSDSMSEVSSRPASKHSSLVNFLNASISDYVPKISCKLSEDILGCIASVYCKLASTPSQDAESVTSPSHSVSSSSTFSPRRRNDSWSPRCTFDATTSPRQYPSRKENSEQNIGMIIVPRIHIDADKFEYASKMLETIRSLIQRLEKVDPTKMTHEEQLCFWINIHNALVMHAFLAYGIHDKRLKSTDMILKAAYNVGGESVNAQTIQNSILGCQSHRPSLWVRTLFTPAKRSLAGSTARHPYALHHSEPVAHFALSTGTFSDPPVRLYTAKKIHHQLERARTEFIQANVAVKKQALLLPKVLHYYAKDAALELRHLVELVCESTSETQRKEMAQLQHRLRKRIDKCVEWLPYKSNFRYVVHRDLAE, from the exons ATGGAAAGAGCCTGGAGATCAGGGGCGCTGTCGGAGACGGCGTCTTGCGCCGACACGCCAAGGTCAGGCTCCGGCCACTCCTCCTGCAATCTCCAGCATCGACACTCACAGAG TATGCTGAGGACACGTGAGGCTGCAGTGGACATGTCGCCGCGGTTCTCCTACTGCAAGCCT ACCATCAATCCGGACAGCAAAATGCTCCACAGAAGGCACTCGCTGAACTTGCCAGAGCAGTCGTTGCCTGGCCGTCACTCCAGGAAAACAACGGAAAGGACTCAGAAGGCAACTTCAAAG TCCATCGCAGATTTAGCTGGGGAGATTGCGGCCCTCGAGCAGGAAGTCATCCGCAAGGAGCTGCATCTTCTGACCCTCTACAGAAGGGCATTTGATCAGCATCTACCCGATTCCTGCAGTTTTTTGAGTGAG GTGGATCAAGAAGCAATTAAAAGTATTGATGAGGGTGCGCTCCGTCTAAGAGATATCAAGCAATCTGCAGCCTTCAACTTGCCAACTGTCTCAGATTCTATGAGT GAGGTATCGTCAAGACCGGCTTCGAAGCATTCCAGCCTAGTGAACTTCTTGAATGCTTCTATCTCAGATTACGTACCTAAGATCTCTTGCAAACTATCGGAGGACATCCTCGGCTGCATTGCTTCGGTCTACTGCAAACTTGCAAGCACGCCATCTCAAGATGCTGAGTCCGTGACTTCACCAAGTCATTCTGTTTCATCTTCAAGTACCTTCTCTCCGAGGCGTCGTAATGATAGCTGGAGCCCTCGGTGTACCTTCGATGCCACCACGAGCCCTCGCCAATATCCATCCAGAAAAGAGAATAGTGAGCAAAACATAGGCATGATCATTGTTCCAAGGATACATATAGACGCTGACAAGTTTGAATATGCGTCAAAAATGCTGGAGACTATCAG GTCCCTGATACAGCGGCTCGAAAAAGTTGATCCAACAAAGATGACACATGAGGAGCAGCTCTGCTTTTGGATCAACATCCACAATGCTTTAGTCATGCAT GCTTTTCTGGCCTATGGGATACATGATAAACGCCTGAAGAGCACTGACATGATTCTGAAG GCTGCATACAATGTGGGTGGTGAATCAGTAAATGCGCAAACTATTCAGAACTCGATCCTCGGATGCCAATCCCATCGTCCATCATTG TGGGTTCGCACGCTGTTCACGCCAGCAAAAAGATCCCTGGCAGGGTCGACGGCGAGGCACCCCTACGCCCTTCACCATTCCGAGCCGGTCGCGCATTTCGCGCTCTCCACAGGAACATTTTCAGACCCGCCC GTGCGGCTGTACACGGCCAAGAAGATCCACCACCAGCTGGAGCGAGCCCGGACCGAGTTCATCCAGGCCAACGTCGCCGTGAAGAAGCAGGCCCTCCTGCTGCCCAAGGTGCTCCACTACTATGCCAAGGACGCTGCGCTCGAGCTGCGCCACCTCGTGGAGCTGGTGTGCGAGAGCACGTC
- the LOC119302083 gene encoding uncharacterized protein LOC119302083 isoform X1: protein MERAWRSGALSETASCADTPRSGSGHSSCNLQHRHSQSMLRTREAAVDMSPRFSYCKPTINPDSKMLHRRHSLNLPEQSLPGRHSRKTTERTQKATSKSIADLAGEIAALEQEVIRKELHLLTLYRRAFDQHLPDSCSFLSEQVDQEAIKSIDEGALRLRDIKQSAAFNLPTVSDSMSEVSSRPASKHSSLVNFLNASISDYVPKISCKLSEDILGCIASVYCKLASTPSQDAESVTSPSHSVSSSSTFSPRRRNDSWSPRCTFDATTSPRQYPSRKENSEQNIGMIIVPRIHIDADKFEYASKMLETIRSLIQRLEKVDPTKMTHEEQLCFWINIHNALVMHAFLAYGIHDKRLKSTDMILKAAYNVGGESVNAQTIQNSILGCQSHRPSLWVRTLFTPAKRSLAGSTARHPYALHHSEPVAHFALSTGTFSDPPVRLYTAKKIHHQLERARTEFIQANVAVKKQALLLPKVLHYYAKDAALELRHLVELVCESTSETQRKEMAQLQHRLRKRIDKCVEWLPYKSNFRYVVHRDLAE from the exons ATGGAAAGAGCCTGGAGATCAGGGGCGCTGTCGGAGACGGCGTCTTGCGCCGACACGCCAAGGTCAGGCTCCGGCCACTCCTCCTGCAATCTCCAGCATCGACACTCACAGAG TATGCTGAGGACACGTGAGGCTGCAGTGGACATGTCGCCGCGGTTCTCCTACTGCAAGCCT ACCATCAATCCGGACAGCAAAATGCTCCACAGAAGGCACTCGCTGAACTTGCCAGAGCAGTCGTTGCCTGGCCGTCACTCCAGGAAAACAACGGAAAGGACTCAGAAGGCAACTTCAAAG TCCATCGCAGATTTAGCTGGGGAGATTGCGGCCCTCGAGCAGGAAGTCATCCGCAAGGAGCTGCATCTTCTGACCCTCTACAGAAGGGCATTTGATCAGCATCTACCCGATTCCTGCAGTTTTTTGAGTGAG CAGGTGGATCAAGAAGCAATTAAAAGTATTGATGAGGGTGCGCTCCGTCTAAGAGATATCAAGCAATCTGCAGCCTTCAACTTGCCAACTGTCTCAGATTCTATGAGT GAGGTATCGTCAAGACCGGCTTCGAAGCATTCCAGCCTAGTGAACTTCTTGAATGCTTCTATCTCAGATTACGTACCTAAGATCTCTTGCAAACTATCGGAGGACATCCTCGGCTGCATTGCTTCGGTCTACTGCAAACTTGCAAGCACGCCATCTCAAGATGCTGAGTCCGTGACTTCACCAAGTCATTCTGTTTCATCTTCAAGTACCTTCTCTCCGAGGCGTCGTAATGATAGCTGGAGCCCTCGGTGTACCTTCGATGCCACCACGAGCCCTCGCCAATATCCATCCAGAAAAGAGAATAGTGAGCAAAACATAGGCATGATCATTGTTCCAAGGATACATATAGACGCTGACAAGTTTGAATATGCGTCAAAAATGCTGGAGACTATCAG GTCCCTGATACAGCGGCTCGAAAAAGTTGATCCAACAAAGATGACACATGAGGAGCAGCTCTGCTTTTGGATCAACATCCACAATGCTTTAGTCATGCAT GCTTTTCTGGCCTATGGGATACATGATAAACGCCTGAAGAGCACTGACATGATTCTGAAG GCTGCATACAATGTGGGTGGTGAATCAGTAAATGCGCAAACTATTCAGAACTCGATCCTCGGATGCCAATCCCATCGTCCATCATTG TGGGTTCGCACGCTGTTCACGCCAGCAAAAAGATCCCTGGCAGGGTCGACGGCGAGGCACCCCTACGCCCTTCACCATTCCGAGCCGGTCGCGCATTTCGCGCTCTCCACAGGAACATTTTCAGACCCGCCC GTGCGGCTGTACACGGCCAAGAAGATCCACCACCAGCTGGAGCGAGCCCGGACCGAGTTCATCCAGGCCAACGTCGCCGTGAAGAAGCAGGCCCTCCTGCTGCCCAAGGTGCTCCACTACTATGCCAAGGACGCTGCGCTCGAGCTGCGCCACCTCGTGGAGCTGGTGTGCGAGAGCACGTC